Proteins encoded within one genomic window of Ammonifex degensii KC4:
- a CDS encoding molybdopterin biosynthesis protein: MQRNVYLEEKPLPEAQEGYLNFLREKGALKLKRPPEKISAQTACGRVTAAPVFARLSHPHFHQAAMDGYAVKAALTFGASELSPRRLTLGVEAFPVDTGDVLPEGTDAVIMVEDVHQPEPDKIEIIKPIFPYQNVRVVGEDIVATEMIVPANHLLRPVDIGALLAGGVDEVLVYPRPRVVIIPTGDELVPSGTPDPAPGRIIDFNSPMLAELVREWGGEPIRYPIVPDDMARLEEAVRRGLEEGDVVVLNAGSSAGREDFTAPVLRRLGEVFAHGVAIKPGKPVVLGEAAGKPVLGIPGYPVSAVLAAELFLRPVLAALTGQEVPARDKVQAVLSRRIVSPAGVEEFVRVKLGRIGERIVATPLGRGAGMLLTLVRADGILRVPRFSEGFEAGSQVEVELLRRLEEIENTVVVIGSHDLALDIIANFLRLLFPRASLSSAHVGSLGGLMALKRGEAHLAGTHLLDEETGEYNVPYIKRYLAGVPVVLVNLAYREQGFIVAPGNPKGIKDFKDLVREDVRLVNRQKGAGTRVLLDYHLRQRGIDPRRIQGYEREEYTHMAVAAAVASGVADVGLGIRAAALALGCDFVPVAEERYDLCFLRPYWEGKVGEWLRAVLDNPEFRRAVEARGGYDLRDCGRVLYIQEG, translated from the coding sequence GTGCAGCGCAATGTTTACCTGGAAGAGAAGCCTTTGCCCGAGGCCCAGGAAGGTTATCTTAATTTCCTCCGCGAGAAAGGAGCACTCAAGCTTAAGCGCCCGCCGGAGAAGATTAGTGCGCAGACCGCCTGCGGCCGGGTGACGGCTGCTCCGGTCTTTGCCCGCCTTTCTCACCCCCATTTTCACCAGGCGGCCATGGACGGCTATGCGGTGAAGGCGGCTTTGACCTTCGGGGCTTCGGAACTCAGCCCGCGCAGGCTTACTCTGGGAGTGGAGGCCTTTCCGGTGGATACCGGCGATGTCCTGCCGGAAGGGACTGACGCCGTGATCATGGTGGAGGACGTACATCAGCCCGAGCCGGACAAGATCGAGATCATCAAGCCCATCTTCCCCTACCAGAACGTGCGCGTGGTGGGGGAAGATATTGTAGCTACCGAGATGATCGTTCCTGCCAACCATCTTCTTCGGCCGGTGGACATAGGAGCGCTTTTGGCCGGGGGAGTAGATGAGGTGCTGGTTTATCCTCGCCCCCGGGTGGTCATCATCCCCACGGGGGACGAGTTGGTTCCTTCTGGGACGCCCGATCCTGCACCGGGGAGGATAATTGACTTTAACTCCCCTATGCTGGCGGAGCTGGTGCGGGAGTGGGGAGGGGAACCGATACGTTACCCCATCGTCCCCGACGATATGGCCCGGCTGGAGGAGGCGGTGCGCCGGGGCCTGGAGGAAGGGGACGTGGTGGTGCTGAACGCCGGGTCTTCGGCGGGACGGGAGGACTTTACGGCACCAGTGTTGCGGAGGTTAGGAGAGGTCTTCGCCCATGGGGTGGCCATAAAGCCCGGGAAGCCGGTGGTCCTAGGAGAGGCGGCCGGAAAGCCGGTTCTGGGGATTCCTGGCTACCCCGTCTCGGCGGTGCTGGCGGCGGAGCTCTTTCTCCGCCCCGTGCTGGCGGCCTTAACCGGGCAGGAAGTTCCGGCGCGCGATAAGGTGCAGGCGGTGCTATCCCGCCGGATAGTCTCGCCGGCAGGGGTAGAGGAGTTCGTAAGGGTGAAGCTGGGGCGGATAGGGGAGCGGATAGTGGCCACGCCCTTGGGGCGGGGGGCGGGGATGTTGCTCACCCTGGTGCGGGCGGACGGTATCTTGCGCGTGCCCCGTTTCTCCGAAGGTTTCGAGGCGGGAAGCCAGGTGGAGGTAGAGCTTTTACGGCGCCTGGAAGAGATAGAGAACACAGTGGTGGTGATCGGCAGCCACGACCTGGCGCTGGACATCATCGCCAACTTCCTACGCCTCCTGTTCCCCCGCGCTTCCCTCTCCTCTGCCCACGTAGGAAGCCTGGGGGGGCTTATGGCCTTGAAGCGCGGCGAGGCCCACCTGGCGGGGACCCATCTTCTGGACGAGGAGACGGGAGAGTATAACGTACCTTATATTAAGCGTTACTTGGCCGGTGTGCCGGTGGTTCTGGTCAACCTGGCCTACCGGGAGCAAGGCTTTATTGTGGCCCCGGGTAACCCCAAGGGGATAAAGGATTTTAAAGATCTGGTACGCGAGGATGTACGCTTAGTCAACCGGCAGAAAGGGGCAGGCACGCGGGTCCTGCTTGATTACCACCTGCGTCAGCGGGGAATAGACCCCCGGCGGATTCAGGGCTACGAACGGGAGGAGTACACCCACATGGCGGTGGCCGCCGCCGTAGCTTCCGGGGTGGCGGATGTGGGGTTAGGTATAAGGGCGGCGGCTCTGGCCCTAGGGTGTGACTTTGTCCCGGTGGCAGAAGAGCGCTACGACCTTTGCTTCCTACGCCCCTACTGGGAAGGGAAAGTAGGAGAGTGGCTGCGAGCGGTGCTGGACAACCCGGAGTTCCGGCGAGCGGTGGAGGCCCGGGGGGGCTACGACCTGCGGGACTGCGGCCGGGTACTCTATATTCAGGAGGGCTGA
- the glp gene encoding gephyrin-like molybdotransferase Glp has protein sequence MLFTTLTLAEAREKLRRSMRPWPVEEVGLGEALGRILAQDLAAREDVPGFDRSTVDGYAVRAADTFGASEGLPAILRLAGEVYMGSPPEKELLPGEAWRISTGGMLPEGADAVVMVEYTEELDEETVAVYRPVAPGENVVRRGDDVQAGRVILPAGRRLRPADVGLLATCGWERVPVFRKPRIGVIGTGDEIVEVGQVPGPGQVRDVNTWSLTAAVAAAGGEPVRYGVVRDRLPEIKEALSRALEECDGVCLAGGSSVGVRDLALEAIEDLPGAEVLFHGLAVRPGKPTLGAVVDGKLVVGLPGHPVSALVVFNFLFRPLLEPEKENPLLLRARLTRSLSSAPGREDFVPAEIGVEEGVMVARPILGKSGLIAWLARAQALIHLPLDAEGAAAGEWVDVFLV, from the coding sequence TTGCTTTTCACCACGCTTACGCTTGCTGAAGCACGGGAAAAACTGCGCCGGTCTATGCGTCCCTGGCCGGTGGAAGAGGTAGGGCTAGGGGAGGCTCTGGGCCGGATTCTGGCACAAGACTTGGCGGCCAGAGAAGACGTTCCGGGGTTTGACCGCTCCACCGTGGACGGCTATGCGGTACGGGCAGCTGACACTTTTGGAGCTTCCGAGGGGCTACCCGCTATTCTTCGGTTAGCCGGTGAAGTTTATATGGGCAGTCCTCCAGAAAAAGAACTACTTCCCGGCGAGGCCTGGCGCATCTCCACCGGAGGGATGCTGCCTGAGGGTGCGGACGCTGTGGTGATGGTGGAGTACACCGAGGAACTGGATGAAGAAACGGTGGCCGTCTACCGCCCGGTGGCGCCGGGGGAAAATGTGGTGCGGCGCGGTGACGATGTACAGGCAGGGAGGGTTATTTTGCCGGCAGGACGCCGGCTCCGACCTGCCGATGTGGGGCTCCTGGCTACCTGCGGCTGGGAACGGGTGCCCGTCTTCCGGAAACCCCGGATAGGGGTTATCGGTACGGGGGATGAGATCGTGGAGGTCGGTCAGGTGCCAGGGCCGGGGCAGGTGCGAGACGTGAATACCTGGTCGTTGACGGCGGCGGTGGCGGCGGCCGGTGGTGAGCCTGTGCGCTACGGAGTGGTGCGGGACCGGCTGCCGGAAATAAAGGAGGCGCTCTCTCGGGCTTTAGAAGAATGCGATGGGGTGTGCCTTGCTGGCGGTAGCTCGGTCGGAGTACGGGATCTGGCCCTTGAGGCCATTGAAGATCTGCCGGGAGCTGAGGTGCTCTTCCACGGCCTGGCGGTTAGACCCGGCAAGCCCACTTTGGGAGCGGTAGTAGACGGGAAGCTGGTAGTAGGGCTTCCCGGGCATCCGGTTTCAGCCCTGGTGGTCTTCAACTTTCTCTTCCGTCCTCTGCTGGAGCCGGAGAAAGAAAATCCTCTTCTCTTGCGCGCTCGCTTGACGCGCTCCCTTTCCTCGGCGCCCGGCCGGGAGGACTTCGTTCCGGCGGAGATCGGAGTGGAGGAAGGGGTGATGGTGGCCCGTCCCATCTTGGGGAAGTCGGGACTTATTGCCTGGCTGGCCCGTGCCCAGGCTCTGATCCACCTTCCCCTGGACGCCGAAGGGGCAGCGGCGGGGGAGTGGGTGGACGTTTTCCTGGTTTAA
- a CDS encoding MogA/MoaB family molybdenum cofactor biosynthesis protein — protein MYRVAVLTVSDKGSRGEREDLSGKTIKEMVEAQGWQVVENRVVPDDLEEIKQALIELSSSADLILTTGGTGFSPRDNTPEATLAVIEKEVPGLAEGMRLLTALKTPRSLLSRGRAGIRGQTLIINLPGSPKGVRECLGVILPVLGHGLDILTGRTEECGER, from the coding sequence TTGTACCGGGTAGCTGTTCTGACGGTGAGCGACAAGGGTTCCCGCGGCGAGAGGGAAGATTTGAGTGGCAAGACGATTAAAGAAATGGTGGAAGCTCAGGGCTGGCAAGTGGTGGAGAACCGGGTGGTTCCCGACGATCTGGAGGAGATAAAACAAGCTTTGATCGAGCTCAGCTCTTCAGCCGACCTCATTCTCACCACCGGCGGAACGGGCTTTTCTCCCCGCGACAACACCCCCGAAGCTACCTTGGCAGTCATCGAGAAGGAAGTGCCGGGGCTGGCCGAGGGGATGCGACTTTTGACTGCGCTTAAGACCCCGCGTTCCCTGCTCAGCCGGGGCAGGGCTGGCATCAGGGGACAAACTCTAATCATCAACCTGCCGGGAAGCCCCAAAGGGGTACGCGAGTGCCTAGGAGTCATCTTGCCAGTTCTGGGGCACGGCCTGGACATCCTGACTGGGCGGACGGAAGAGTGTGGTGAGCGCTGA
- the lgt gene encoding prolipoprotein diacylglyceryl transferase → MHPILFHLGPLTIYSYGAMLALAVLVGLWIAQKEALRRKVDPDFMPTLAFWAVLAGLIGARLAYVVVDWSHFASNPVEILFIWDGGLTFYGAVILAVPVALWLARRWRLPFGTVADLVAVAAAAGYPIARIGCFLNGCCYGKPTNLPWAVAFPFDGIPRHPTQLYSSFAGLIIFLILWRWRSKESFPGELALLYLALYCVYRFFIEFFRVTPLVGSWLNLGQVASLILLGLTLVTWLVLRRRLGGKSGV, encoded by the coding sequence ATGCACCCGATACTTTTCCACCTTGGCCCCTTGACCATCTATAGTTACGGGGCAATGCTGGCCCTGGCAGTGCTGGTGGGTCTCTGGATAGCGCAAAAGGAGGCTTTAAGGCGCAAGGTCGATCCCGACTTTATGCCAACCCTGGCCTTCTGGGCGGTTCTAGCAGGGCTTATAGGTGCACGTCTAGCCTACGTAGTGGTCGATTGGTCCCACTTCGCTTCTAACCCGGTAGAGATTTTGTTCATCTGGGACGGGGGGCTGACCTTTTACGGGGCGGTAATTCTGGCCGTTCCTGTAGCTTTGTGGCTTGCCCGCCGCTGGCGCCTGCCTTTTGGTACGGTGGCTGATCTAGTGGCCGTGGCGGCGGCGGCAGGCTACCCCATAGCCAGGATAGGCTGTTTCCTCAACGGGTGTTGCTACGGCAAGCCTACCAATCTTCCCTGGGCGGTGGCCTTCCCTTTTGACGGCATTCCCCGCCACCCTACCCAACTCTATTCCTCTTTTGCCGGGCTCATCATTTTCCTCATCCTCTGGCGCTGGCGCTCGAAGGAAAGCTTCCCTGGAGAACTGGCCCTCTTATACCTAGCCCTTTACTGCGTCTACCGGTTCTTCATCGAGTTTTTCCGCGTCACCCCGCTGGTGGGTTCCTGGCTTAACCTAGGTCAGGTGGCAAGTCTTATATTGCTGGGGTTGACACTTGTTACCTGGCTGGTCTTGCGGCGCCGCTTGGGGGGAAAATCGGGCGTTTAA
- the moaC gene encoding cyclic pyranopterin monophosphate synthase MoaC, with amino-acid sequence MGEVYMVQVGGKEETLRRAVARGAVVVSPATLELIERGALPKGDVLTVARVAGIMAAKLTPRLLPLCHPVRLTSVEVELKLDRQKSRVEIEARATAVDRTGVEMEALTAVAVAALTVYDMIKGVDRCAFITDIRLVAKSGGKSGDFVREGEEEVCTG; translated from the coding sequence TTGGGCGAAGTGTACATGGTGCAGGTAGGTGGCAAAGAGGAGACCCTGCGTCGGGCGGTGGCTCGGGGAGCGGTGGTGGTAAGCCCGGCCACTCTGGAACTCATTGAGCGAGGAGCTCTACCCAAAGGGGACGTTCTGACTGTAGCCCGGGTGGCGGGCATTATGGCGGCCAAGCTTACTCCCAGACTTTTACCCCTCTGCCATCCAGTGCGGTTGACCTCGGTGGAGGTGGAGCTAAAGCTTGACCGGCAGAAAAGCCGGGTGGAGATCGAAGCCCGGGCCACGGCGGTAGACCGCACGGGGGTGGAAATGGAAGCCCTGACGGCGGTGGCGGTGGCGGCCCTGACGGTCTACGACATGATCAAGGGGGTGGACCGCTGCGCTTTTATCACCGATATCCGCCTGGTGGCCAAAAGCGGCGGAAAAAGCGGTGATTTTGTCAGGGAAGGAGAGGAAGAGGTTTGTACCGGGTAG